In a genomic window of Panthera tigris isolate Pti1 chromosome D4, P.tigris_Pti1_mat1.1, whole genome shotgun sequence:
- the RPL35 gene encoding 60S ribosomal protein L35, protein MAKIKARDLRGKKKEELLKQLEDLKVELSQLRVAKVTGGAASKLSKIRVVRKSIARVLTVINQTQKENLRKFYKGKKYKPLDLRPKKTRAMRRRLNKHEENLKTKKQQRKERLYPLRKYAVKA, encoded by the exons ATG GCCAAAATTAAGGCTCGAGACCTTCGCGGCAAGAAGAAGGAGGAGCTGCTTAAACAGCTGGAAGACCTGAAGGTGGAATTGTCCCAGCTGCGCGTCGCCAAAGTGACAGGCGGGGCGGCCTCCAAACTCTCCAAGAT CCGGGTTGTTCGTAAATCCATCGCCCGCGTTCTCACCGTCATCAACCAGACTCAGAAAGAGAACCTCAGGAAATTCTACAAG GGTAAGAAGTATAAGCCCCTGGATCTGCGGCCCAAGAAGACACGTGCCATGCGCCGCCGGCTAAACAAGCACGAGGAAAACCTGAAGACCAAGAAGCAGCAGCGGAAGGAGCGGCTGTACCCACTCCGGAAGTATGCGGTCAAGGCCTGA
- the WDR38 gene encoding WD repeat-containing protein 38 isoform X6 yields the protein MAMCTAGRPRAGGCCGGWVAIQTLPYPVPPGHQRSVETVSFSPDSKQLASGGWDKRVVLWEVQSGQMLRHLGGHRDSVQSSDFAPSSDCLATGSWDSAICIWDLRTGTPVISHQELEGHSGNISCLCYSASGLLASGSWDKTIHIWKPSTRNLLVHLKGHVTWVKSIAFSPDGSQLASAGYSHMVKVWDCNTGKCIETLKGVLDVAHACAFTPDGKLLVSGAADQGAWDPAERAPERTVRAAARHRPKVTLTEHPTDPCDQDWSRSHAGAANSRRQACQSPQAPSNHDQGTPAHLSSTVR from the exons ATGGCTATGTGTACGGCTGGGAGACCCAGAGCGGGCGGCTGCTGTGGAGGCTGGGTGGCCATACAG ACCCTGCCGTATCCTGTTCCACCAGGTCACCAGAGGAGTGTGGAGACGGTTAGCTTTAGCCCTGACTCAAAGCAGCTGGCATCGGGTGGCTGGGACAAGCGGGTGGTGCTCTGGGAGGTGCAG TCTGGCCAGATGCTGCGCCACTTAGGAGGGCACCGAGACTCTGTCCAGAGCAGTGACTTCGCACCCAGCTCAGACTGCCTG GCCACTGGCTCCTGGGACTCTGCTATCTGCATCTGGGACCTGCGGACGGGGACCCCAGTGATCTCCCACCAAGAGCTGGAGGGCCACAGTGGCAACATCAGCTGCCTGTGCTACTCAGCATCCGGCCTCCTG GCTTCTGGCTCCTGGGACAAGACCATCCACATCTGGAAGCCTTCCACCAGAAACCTGCTTGTTCACCTCAAGGGCCATGTCACCTGGGTGAAGAGCATAGCTTTCTCCCCTGATGGGTCACAGCTAGCCAGCGCTGGCTACTCCCATATG GTCAAAGTCTGGGACTGCAACACAGGAAAGTGCATTGAGACTCTGAAG GGAGTCCTGGATGTGGCCCACGCCTGTGCCTTCACCCCAGATGGGAAACTCTTAGTGTCTGGAGCTGCTGATCAG gGCGCATGGGACCCGGCAGAACGAGCCCCTGAAAGGACAGTGAGGGCAGCTGCACGCCACAGGCCCAAAGTAACCTTAACAGAGCACCCAACAGATCCCTGTGACCAGGATTGGTCACGGTCCCACGCCGGGGCTGCCAACAGCCGCAGGCAGGCCTGCCAAAGCCCCCAGGCCCCTAGTAACCACGACCAGGGCACGCCAGCCCACCTCTCCAGCACGGTTCGCTGA
- the WDR38 gene encoding WD repeat-containing protein 38 isoform X2 has product METPCTQLPPSTPPQVGPAGWTSALGPMNSRSAGTLAVRRVKFFGQHRGEVNSSAFSPDGQRLLTASEDGYVYGWETQSGRLLWRLGGHTGPIKFCRFSPDGHLFATTSGDCTIRLWDVAEAKCLHVLKGHQRSVETVSFSPDSKQLASGGWDKRVVLWEVQATGSWDSAICIWDLRTGTPVISHQELEGHSGNISCLCYSASGLLASGSWDKTIHIWKPSTRNLLVHLKGHVTWVKSIAFSPDGSQLASAGYSHMVKVWDCNTGKCIETLKGVLDVAHACAFTPDGKLLVSGAADQGAWDPAERAPERTVRAAARHRPKVTLTEHPTDPCDQDWSRSHAGAANSRRQACQSPQAPSNHDQGTPAHLSSTVR; this is encoded by the exons ATGGAGACCCCTTGTACACAGCTTCCTCCATCCACTCCACCTCAAGTGGGGCCGGCTGGCTGGACCAGCGCCCTGGGGCCCATGAACAGCCGGTCCGCAGGAACGCTGGCCGTGAGGAGAGTGAAATTCTTCGGCCAGCACCGCGGGGAG GTCAACTCCTCAGCCTTCTCTCCCGACGGCCAGAGGCTGCTCACAGCCTCTGAGGATGGCTATGTGTACGGCTGGGAGACCCAGAGCGGGCGGCTGCTGTGGAGGCTGGGTGGCCATACAG GCCCCATCAAGTTCTGCCGCTTCTCCCCTGATGGCCACCTTTTTGCCACGACCTCTGGTGACTGTACCATCCGCCTGTGGGATGTAGCAGAAGCCAAGTGTCTGCATGTCCTGAAGG GTCACCAGAGGAGTGTGGAGACGGTTAGCTTTAGCCCTGACTCAAAGCAGCTGGCATCGGGTGGCTGGGACAAGCGGGTGGTGCTCTGGGAGGTGCAG GCCACTGGCTCCTGGGACTCTGCTATCTGCATCTGGGACCTGCGGACGGGGACCCCAGTGATCTCCCACCAAGAGCTGGAGGGCCACAGTGGCAACATCAGCTGCCTGTGCTACTCAGCATCCGGCCTCCTG GCTTCTGGCTCCTGGGACAAGACCATCCACATCTGGAAGCCTTCCACCAGAAACCTGCTTGTTCACCTCAAGGGCCATGTCACCTGGGTGAAGAGCATAGCTTTCTCCCCTGATGGGTCACAGCTAGCCAGCGCTGGCTACTCCCATATG GTCAAAGTCTGGGACTGCAACACAGGAAAGTGCATTGAGACTCTGAAG GGAGTCCTGGATGTGGCCCACGCCTGTGCCTTCACCCCAGATGGGAAACTCTTAGTGTCTGGAGCTGCTGATCAG gGCGCATGGGACCCGGCAGAACGAGCCCCTGAAAGGACAGTGAGGGCAGCTGCACGCCACAGGCCCAAAGTAACCTTAACAGAGCACCCAACAGATCCCTGTGACCAGGATTGGTCACGGTCCCACGCCGGGGCTGCCAACAGCCGCAGGCAGGCCTGCCAAAGCCCCCAGGCCCCTAGTAACCACGACCAGGGCACGCCAGCCCACCTCTCCAGCACGGTTCGCTGA
- the WDR38 gene encoding WD repeat-containing protein 38 isoform X5: METPCTQLPPSTPPQVGPAGWTSALGPMNSRSAGTLAVRRVKFFGQHRGETLPYPVPPGHQRSVETVSFSPDSKQLASGGWDKRVVLWEVQSGQMLRHLGGHRDSVQSSDFAPSSDCLATGSWDSAICIWDLRTGTPVISHQELEGHSGNISCLCYSASGLLASGSWDKTIHIWKPSTRNLLVHLKGHVTWVKSIAFSPDGSQLASAGYSHMVKVWDCNTGKCIETLKGVLDVAHACAFTPDGKLLVSGAADQGAWDPAERAPERTVRAAARHRPKVTLTEHPTDPCDQDWSRSHAGAANSRRQACQSPQAPSNHDQGTPAHLSSTVR; encoded by the exons ATGGAGACCCCTTGTACACAGCTTCCTCCATCCACTCCACCTCAAGTGGGGCCGGCTGGCTGGACCAGCGCCCTGGGGCCCATGAACAGCCGGTCCGCAGGAACGCTGGCCGTGAGGAGAGTGAAATTCTTCGGCCAGCACCGCGGGGAG ACCCTGCCGTATCCTGTTCCACCAGGTCACCAGAGGAGTGTGGAGACGGTTAGCTTTAGCCCTGACTCAAAGCAGCTGGCATCGGGTGGCTGGGACAAGCGGGTGGTGCTCTGGGAGGTGCAG TCTGGCCAGATGCTGCGCCACTTAGGAGGGCACCGAGACTCTGTCCAGAGCAGTGACTTCGCACCCAGCTCAGACTGCCTG GCCACTGGCTCCTGGGACTCTGCTATCTGCATCTGGGACCTGCGGACGGGGACCCCAGTGATCTCCCACCAAGAGCTGGAGGGCCACAGTGGCAACATCAGCTGCCTGTGCTACTCAGCATCCGGCCTCCTG GCTTCTGGCTCCTGGGACAAGACCATCCACATCTGGAAGCCTTCCACCAGAAACCTGCTTGTTCACCTCAAGGGCCATGTCACCTGGGTGAAGAGCATAGCTTTCTCCCCTGATGGGTCACAGCTAGCCAGCGCTGGCTACTCCCATATG GTCAAAGTCTGGGACTGCAACACAGGAAAGTGCATTGAGACTCTGAAG GGAGTCCTGGATGTGGCCCACGCCTGTGCCTTCACCCCAGATGGGAAACTCTTAGTGTCTGGAGCTGCTGATCAG gGCGCATGGGACCCGGCAGAACGAGCCCCTGAAAGGACAGTGAGGGCAGCTGCACGCCACAGGCCCAAAGTAACCTTAACAGAGCACCCAACAGATCCCTGTGACCAGGATTGGTCACGGTCCCACGCCGGGGCTGCCAACAGCCGCAGGCAGGCCTGCCAAAGCCCCCAGGCCCCTAGTAACCACGACCAGGGCACGCCAGCCCACCTCTCCAGCACGGTTCGCTGA
- the WDR38 gene encoding WD repeat-containing protein 38 isoform X1, which produces METPCTQLPPSTPPQVGPAGWTSALGPMNSRSAGTLAVRRVKFFGQHRGEVNSSAFSPDGQRLLTASEDGYVYGWETQSGRLLWRLGGHTGPIKFCRFSPDGHLFATTSGDCTIRLWDVAEAKCLHVLKGHQRSVETVSFSPDSKQLASGGWDKRVVLWEVQSGQMLRHLGGHRDSVQSSDFAPSSDCLATGSWDSAICIWDLRTGTPVISHQELEGHSGNISCLCYSASGLLASGSWDKTIHIWKPSTRNLLVHLKGHVTWVKSIAFSPDGSQLASAGYSHMVKVWDCNTGKCIETLKGVLDVAHACAFTPDGKLLVSGAADQGAWDPAERAPERTVRAAARHRPKVTLTEHPTDPCDQDWSRSHAGAANSRRQACQSPQAPSNHDQGTPAHLSSTVR; this is translated from the exons ATGGAGACCCCTTGTACACAGCTTCCTCCATCCACTCCACCTCAAGTGGGGCCGGCTGGCTGGACCAGCGCCCTGGGGCCCATGAACAGCCGGTCCGCAGGAACGCTGGCCGTGAGGAGAGTGAAATTCTTCGGCCAGCACCGCGGGGAG GTCAACTCCTCAGCCTTCTCTCCCGACGGCCAGAGGCTGCTCACAGCCTCTGAGGATGGCTATGTGTACGGCTGGGAGACCCAGAGCGGGCGGCTGCTGTGGAGGCTGGGTGGCCATACAG GCCCCATCAAGTTCTGCCGCTTCTCCCCTGATGGCCACCTTTTTGCCACGACCTCTGGTGACTGTACCATCCGCCTGTGGGATGTAGCAGAAGCCAAGTGTCTGCATGTCCTGAAGG GTCACCAGAGGAGTGTGGAGACGGTTAGCTTTAGCCCTGACTCAAAGCAGCTGGCATCGGGTGGCTGGGACAAGCGGGTGGTGCTCTGGGAGGTGCAG TCTGGCCAGATGCTGCGCCACTTAGGAGGGCACCGAGACTCTGTCCAGAGCAGTGACTTCGCACCCAGCTCAGACTGCCTG GCCACTGGCTCCTGGGACTCTGCTATCTGCATCTGGGACCTGCGGACGGGGACCCCAGTGATCTCCCACCAAGAGCTGGAGGGCCACAGTGGCAACATCAGCTGCCTGTGCTACTCAGCATCCGGCCTCCTG GCTTCTGGCTCCTGGGACAAGACCATCCACATCTGGAAGCCTTCCACCAGAAACCTGCTTGTTCACCTCAAGGGCCATGTCACCTGGGTGAAGAGCATAGCTTTCTCCCCTGATGGGTCACAGCTAGCCAGCGCTGGCTACTCCCATATG GTCAAAGTCTGGGACTGCAACACAGGAAAGTGCATTGAGACTCTGAAG GGAGTCCTGGATGTGGCCCACGCCTGTGCCTTCACCCCAGATGGGAAACTCTTAGTGTCTGGAGCTGCTGATCAG gGCGCATGGGACCCGGCAGAACGAGCCCCTGAAAGGACAGTGAGGGCAGCTGCACGCCACAGGCCCAAAGTAACCTTAACAGAGCACCCAACAGATCCCTGTGACCAGGATTGGTCACGGTCCCACGCCGGGGCTGCCAACAGCCGCAGGCAGGCCTGCCAAAGCCCCCAGGCCCCTAGTAACCACGACCAGGGCACGCCAGCCCACCTCTCCAGCACGGTTCGCTGA
- the WDR38 gene encoding WD repeat-containing protein 38 isoform X7: METPCTQLPPSTPPQVGPAGWTSALGPMNSRSAGTLAVRRVKFFGQHRGETLPYPVPPGHQRSVETATGSWDSAICIWDLRTGTPVISHQELEGHSGNISCLCYSASGLLASGSWDKTIHIWKPSTRNLLVHLKGHVTWVKSIAFSPDGSQLASAGYSHMVKVWDCNTGKCIETLKGVLDVAHACAFTPDGKLLVSGAADQGAWDPAERAPERTVRAAARHRPKVTLTEHPTDPCDQDWSRSHAGAANSRRQACQSPQAPSNHDQGTPAHLSSTVR; encoded by the exons ATGGAGACCCCTTGTACACAGCTTCCTCCATCCACTCCACCTCAAGTGGGGCCGGCTGGCTGGACCAGCGCCCTGGGGCCCATGAACAGCCGGTCCGCAGGAACGCTGGCCGTGAGGAGAGTGAAATTCTTCGGCCAGCACCGCGGGGAG ACCCTGCCGTATCCTGTTCCACCAGGTCACCAGAGGAGTGTGGAGACG GCCACTGGCTCCTGGGACTCTGCTATCTGCATCTGGGACCTGCGGACGGGGACCCCAGTGATCTCCCACCAAGAGCTGGAGGGCCACAGTGGCAACATCAGCTGCCTGTGCTACTCAGCATCCGGCCTCCTG GCTTCTGGCTCCTGGGACAAGACCATCCACATCTGGAAGCCTTCCACCAGAAACCTGCTTGTTCACCTCAAGGGCCATGTCACCTGGGTGAAGAGCATAGCTTTCTCCCCTGATGGGTCACAGCTAGCCAGCGCTGGCTACTCCCATATG GTCAAAGTCTGGGACTGCAACACAGGAAAGTGCATTGAGACTCTGAAG GGAGTCCTGGATGTGGCCCACGCCTGTGCCTTCACCCCAGATGGGAAACTCTTAGTGTCTGGAGCTGCTGATCAG gGCGCATGGGACCCGGCAGAACGAGCCCCTGAAAGGACAGTGAGGGCAGCTGCACGCCACAGGCCCAAAGTAACCTTAACAGAGCACCCAACAGATCCCTGTGACCAGGATTGGTCACGGTCCCACGCCGGGGCTGCCAACAGCCGCAGGCAGGCCTGCCAAAGCCCCCAGGCCCCTAGTAACCACGACCAGGGCACGCCAGCCCACCTCTCCAGCACGGTTCGCTGA
- the WDR38 gene encoding WD repeat-containing protein 38 isoform X3: METPCTQLPPSTPPQVGPAGWTSALGPMNSRSAGTLAVRRVKFFGQHRGEVNSSAFSPDGQRLLTASEDGYVYGWETQSGRLLWRLGGHTGPIKFCRFSPDGHLFATTSGDCTIRLWDVAEAKCLHVLKGHQRSVETATGSWDSAICIWDLRTGTPVISHQELEGHSGNISCLCYSASGLLASGSWDKTIHIWKPSTRNLLVHLKGHVTWVKSIAFSPDGSQLASAGYSHMVKVWDCNTGKCIETLKGVLDVAHACAFTPDGKLLVSGAADQGAWDPAERAPERTVRAAARHRPKVTLTEHPTDPCDQDWSRSHAGAANSRRQACQSPQAPSNHDQGTPAHLSSTVR, translated from the exons ATGGAGACCCCTTGTACACAGCTTCCTCCATCCACTCCACCTCAAGTGGGGCCGGCTGGCTGGACCAGCGCCCTGGGGCCCATGAACAGCCGGTCCGCAGGAACGCTGGCCGTGAGGAGAGTGAAATTCTTCGGCCAGCACCGCGGGGAG GTCAACTCCTCAGCCTTCTCTCCCGACGGCCAGAGGCTGCTCACAGCCTCTGAGGATGGCTATGTGTACGGCTGGGAGACCCAGAGCGGGCGGCTGCTGTGGAGGCTGGGTGGCCATACAG GCCCCATCAAGTTCTGCCGCTTCTCCCCTGATGGCCACCTTTTTGCCACGACCTCTGGTGACTGTACCATCCGCCTGTGGGATGTAGCAGAAGCCAAGTGTCTGCATGTCCTGAAGG GTCACCAGAGGAGTGTGGAGACG GCCACTGGCTCCTGGGACTCTGCTATCTGCATCTGGGACCTGCGGACGGGGACCCCAGTGATCTCCCACCAAGAGCTGGAGGGCCACAGTGGCAACATCAGCTGCCTGTGCTACTCAGCATCCGGCCTCCTG GCTTCTGGCTCCTGGGACAAGACCATCCACATCTGGAAGCCTTCCACCAGAAACCTGCTTGTTCACCTCAAGGGCCATGTCACCTGGGTGAAGAGCATAGCTTTCTCCCCTGATGGGTCACAGCTAGCCAGCGCTGGCTACTCCCATATG GTCAAAGTCTGGGACTGCAACACAGGAAAGTGCATTGAGACTCTGAAG GGAGTCCTGGATGTGGCCCACGCCTGTGCCTTCACCCCAGATGGGAAACTCTTAGTGTCTGGAGCTGCTGATCAG gGCGCATGGGACCCGGCAGAACGAGCCCCTGAAAGGACAGTGAGGGCAGCTGCACGCCACAGGCCCAAAGTAACCTTAACAGAGCACCCAACAGATCCCTGTGACCAGGATTGGTCACGGTCCCACGCCGGGGCTGCCAACAGCCGCAGGCAGGCCTGCCAAAGCCCCCAGGCCCCTAGTAACCACGACCAGGGCACGCCAGCCCACCTCTCCAGCACGGTTCGCTGA
- the WDR38 gene encoding WD repeat-containing protein 38 isoform X4, whose translation METPCTQLPPSTPPQVGPAGWTSALGPMNSRSAGTLAVRRVKFFGQHRGEVNSSAFSPDGQRLLTASEDGYVYGWETQSGRLLWRLGGHTGPIKFCRFSPDGHLFATTSGDCTIRLWDVAEAKCLHVLKGHQRSVETVSFSPDSKQLASGGWDKRVVLWEVQSGQMLRHLGGHRDSVQSSDFAPSSDCLATGSWDSAICIWDLRTGTPVISHQELEGHSGNISCLCYSASGLLASGSWDKTIHIWKPSTRNLLVHLKGHVTWVKSIAFSPDGSQLASAGYSHMVKVWDCNTGKCIETLKGVLDVAHACAFTPDGKLLVSGAADQARRQLRCTIKSPRASQI comes from the exons ATGGAGACCCCTTGTACACAGCTTCCTCCATCCACTCCACCTCAAGTGGGGCCGGCTGGCTGGACCAGCGCCCTGGGGCCCATGAACAGCCGGTCCGCAGGAACGCTGGCCGTGAGGAGAGTGAAATTCTTCGGCCAGCACCGCGGGGAG GTCAACTCCTCAGCCTTCTCTCCCGACGGCCAGAGGCTGCTCACAGCCTCTGAGGATGGCTATGTGTACGGCTGGGAGACCCAGAGCGGGCGGCTGCTGTGGAGGCTGGGTGGCCATACAG GCCCCATCAAGTTCTGCCGCTTCTCCCCTGATGGCCACCTTTTTGCCACGACCTCTGGTGACTGTACCATCCGCCTGTGGGATGTAGCAGAAGCCAAGTGTCTGCATGTCCTGAAGG GTCACCAGAGGAGTGTGGAGACGGTTAGCTTTAGCCCTGACTCAAAGCAGCTGGCATCGGGTGGCTGGGACAAGCGGGTGGTGCTCTGGGAGGTGCAG TCTGGCCAGATGCTGCGCCACTTAGGAGGGCACCGAGACTCTGTCCAGAGCAGTGACTTCGCACCCAGCTCAGACTGCCTG GCCACTGGCTCCTGGGACTCTGCTATCTGCATCTGGGACCTGCGGACGGGGACCCCAGTGATCTCCCACCAAGAGCTGGAGGGCCACAGTGGCAACATCAGCTGCCTGTGCTACTCAGCATCCGGCCTCCTG GCTTCTGGCTCCTGGGACAAGACCATCCACATCTGGAAGCCTTCCACCAGAAACCTGCTTGTTCACCTCAAGGGCCATGTCACCTGGGTGAAGAGCATAGCTTTCTCCCCTGATGGGTCACAGCTAGCCAGCGCTGGCTACTCCCATATG GTCAAAGTCTGGGACTGCAACACAGGAAAGTGCATTGAGACTCTGAAG GGAGTCCTGGATGTGGCCCACGCCTGTGCCTTCACCCCAGATGGGAAACTCTTAGTGTCTGGAGCTGCTGATCAGGCAAGACGCCAACTTCGATGCACGATCAAATCACCCAGAGCCTCTCAGATATAA